One segment of Cardiocondyla obscurior isolate alpha-2009 linkage group LG15, Cobs3.1, whole genome shotgun sequence DNA contains the following:
- the Rhogapp190 gene encoding rho GTPase-activating protein 190 isoform X3 yields MARKSDNAKSINVAVVGLSGTEKDKGQVGVGKSCLCNRFMRSMSDDYNVEHISVLSQSDFSGRVVNNDHFLYWGEVMKTAEDGTEFQFQVIEHTEFVDDASFQPFKGGKMEPYAKRCAATKITSAEKLMYICKNQLGIEKEYEQKVLPDGKLNIDGFLCVFDVSLVPNRAIEKQVEIVANIMNNLMKTKKPVVLVTTKNDDANEQFVKEAEKLIMRKEYKGSILIIETSAHENINVDLSFMILAQLIDKTKMRSKVVPFAEAARARKELLDTSTESLQRLIRIHVTDYRALWSQASKKLAQLKEFSTFVELFGIEATQRLFRRHIKKLKDEQIAKKIQGYLDLLPDILHEICPDISNLINEEWSAVQQYIKAHPDFDQYFYECPEDIPWIDCDFGENDGTKIPYDVLETPEAETVFKNHINALQQEQRRLELPKRWKKQFKQLLEETGYVTPGKHLSEVRVLFMGRECFEELSHHDCQEIYDQHQKEIIEKAKHNFQELLLEHADLFYHFKSIAPSGTITQDDIKEITDALLDDFRYKALDRLDQDRKLMLFQHLGFVHCPIREHCPAYPNCMDALIERILGTKAHRPSSWNHSSQWQLTSDNNQLNLVILGSNGLSEEFAREIRAQTDDDEVEIDCQLYTLGYRIIDGDVGLPHNSFTTSDFMPHGSFCIYSNEDSFEYIRSSLEKTLLSNLEQEDRLPFQGLPIVIMFIPEVGIDEIEAIKLREEGQNLADSLQCPFIDVCIDDLEQEKHKRFPTSLVKDALQQLIQSINHRAGFLNIYQSVIECLEPDIRIIMCMFCGDPYSVENVLGPLLNHQCCFLSGDRSIVLETFLGECKRRVEVIISSFHGANAFRDELVHGFILVYSTKRKASLATLNAFSSNIPNLPIQIMAVTDTGGANAFFSNDLSHLLITEGNAIADKLEAHFMTSASSCQQKTAFYTPFFKVVWEKKPEIEQAFNMEEPGNLNDSGEGTLEYSALHPMPPPRHESYHLQTPDDGSGSESYEQLTPDGDLGDTGLTEQFADHRATPSDDSDIYSQVDFYREERERDLMKNEDITNKLSGWVKDTFMHQDGVTNSYSHRAFTTGRRYISQAKPRPKGNSQTLKQPGKINLKDFSNVTDVIARMTIGEKDEHGPKLTMGHAPLATPELVDLGSEYAQVKDVVPNMYSPYEGEYMYALVQDSISNNKSKLRHRREKGQPSYSDSDSEWSSLERQRATDILGKGNKKPSTHKRIRKKRTAIPVATPKVPSLASMVSGDGIVGLNYNVKDEKNWRVDATERVSSETPDSSESSDPEHNSRSRSKQYKYAAASLRKRFSGNSLQQQYLQHPFNMKHMTQEMFSASSKQRGENTFGIPDDESSLDVSSPREINSPSFGILNKSKDSDKLTRKKDKQKAKEDEKLEKRRQKEEKLKKHAEKEKEREKKKQEKIKQTKGPGGTPISSQSQQPLIEDFAQSETNRIPLFLEKCVRFIEDEGLDSEGIYRVPGNRAHVELLFQKFEEDGNVDIHSLDIPVNAVATALKDFFSKRLPPLIDKERMSELEDISGARGISKPMSATCMNMEDRSGRLLALRLMLNKLNPVNFDVLKFIFQHFVKVAENCKLNSMDSKNLAICWWPTLLPIEFNDLGRFEAMRPYLEDVVQTMIDQYPFLFCGEDAVVMV; encoded by the exons ATGGCAAGGAAAAGTGACAATGCAAAAAGCATCAACGTTGCAGTCGTTGGGCTTTCCGGCACAGAAAAGGACAAGGGACAGGTTGGCGTTGGCAAGTCGTGCCTGTGCAATCGCTTTATGCGTTCCATGAGCGATGACTACAACGTCGAACATATTTCGGTGTTGTCACAG TCTGACTTCAGCGGACGTGTGGTGAATAATGATCACTTCCTGTATTGGGGCGAGGTGATGAAAACAGCAGAGGATGGAACGGAGTTTCAGTTTCAAGTCATAGAGCACACGGAATTTGTGGACGATGCATCGTTTCAGCCGTTTAAAGGTGGTAAGATGGAACCGTACGCGAAGAGATGCGCGGCTACTAAAATTACAAGCGCGGAGAAGCTCATGTACATCTGTAAAAATCAACTGGGCATAGAGAAGGAGTACGAGCAGAAGGTTCTACCTGACGGTAAATTGAACATAGACGGTTTCTTATGCGTGTTCGACGTGAGTCTCGTGCCGAACAGGGCAATAGAGAAGCAAGTTGAAATTGTGGCGAATATTATGAACAACTTAATGAAAACGAAAAAACCGGTGGTTCTGGTGACAACAAAAAACGACGACGCAAACGAGCAGTTTGTCAAAGAGGCCGAGAAACTGATAATGCGCAAAGAGTACAAGGGATCGATTTTGATTATTGAGACCTCAGCGCATGAGAACATCAACGTAGATCTGTCATTTATGATCCTGGCACAGTTAATTGATAAGACGAAAATGCGTAGCAAAGTGGTGCCGTTTGCCGAGGCAGCCAGGGCCAGAAAAGAACTTCTGGACACATCAACAGAATCATTGCAGAGATTGATCCGTATACACGTAACCGATTATCGCGCCTTGTGGTCGCAGGCTTCGAAGAAACTAGCGCAACTTAAGGAATTCTCGACTTTCGTAGAATTATTTGGTATTGAAGCGACACAAAGACTGTTCAGAaggcatattaaaaaattaaaagacgaaCAAATAGCAAAGAAAATACAGGGTTACCTAGATTTATTACCCGACATACTTCACGAGATCTGCCCGgatatatcaaatttaattaacga agAATGGTCAGCGGTGCAACAATACATAAAAGCGCATCCTGACTTTGATCAGTATTTCTACGAATGTCCCGAAGATATACCATGGATCGATTGTGATTTTGGAGAAAACGACGGCACAAAAATTCCATACGACGTGTTGGAAACTCCCGAAGCTGAAACcgtatttaaaaatcatataaatgcTTTACAGCAAGAACAACGGCGATTAGA ACTTCCAAAAAG gtggaaaaaacaatttaagcAATTACTGGAAGAAACAGGCTATGTTACGCCAGGAAAACATTTGTCTGAAGTTAGAGTTCTATTTATGGGCAGAGAATGCTTTGAGGAGCTTTCACATCACGATTGTCAAGAAATTTATGATCAAcatcaaaaagaaattattgaaaagGCAAAACATAATTTTCAG gAATTATTGCTGGAACATgccgatttattttatcattttaaaagTATAGCTCCGTCTGGAACTATTACACAAGACGacataaaagaaattacagaTGCGTTATTGGATGATTTTAG ATACAAAGCGTTAGATAGACTAGATCAAGATAGAAAGCTAATGTTATTTCAACATTTGGGATTTGTGCATTGTCCCATAAGAGAGCATTGTCCTGCTTATCCAAACTGCATGGACGCACTTATAGAAAGAATACTCGGAACGAAAGCTCACAG ACCTTCCTCATGGAATCACAGTAGTCAGTGGCAGTTGACATCAGACaacaatcaattaaatttagttataCTGGGAAGTAACGGGCTAAGCGAAGAGTTTGCTCGCGAAATAAGGGCACAAACGGATGACGATGAGGTGGAAATAGATTGTCAACTCTACACTCTTGGATATCGCATTATTGACGGTGACGTTGGACTACCGCACAATTCCTTTACTACCTCCGATTTTATGCCACATG GATCCTTTTGCATCTATTCGAATGAAGATTCATTCGAGTATATTCGATCTTCTTTAGAGAAAACCTTGTTATCGAATCTTGAACAAGAAGACAGACTACCATTTCAAGGATTACCAATTGTAATTATGTTTATACCAGAAGTCGGTATTGACGAAATAGAGGCTATAAAGCTTAGAGAAGAAGGACAAAATCTCGCCGACAG tttgCAATGTCCATTTATCGATGTCTGCATAGACGATTTGGAGCAAGAGAAGCATAAAAGATTCCCGACTTCATTAGTAAAAGATGCTTTGCAGCAACTTATACAATCTATAAACCATAGAGCTggttttttaaacatatatcaAAGCGTTATCGAATGTTTAGAGCCTGATATTAG GATAATTATGTGTATGTTCTGCGGCGATCCTTACTCGGTCGAGAACGTCCTCGGCCCTTTACTCAATCATCAATGTTGCTTTCTCAGCGGTGATAGATCTATAGTTTTGGAAACGTTTTTGGGAGAATGTAAACGCCGAGTTGAAGTCATTATCTCGAGTTTTCACGGAGCCAACGCGTTCAGAGATGAATTAGTGCATGGTTTTATACTTGTTTACTccacaaaaagaaaagcctCTCTTGCGACTTTAAA TGCCTTTTCCAGCAATATACCAAATTTGCCAATACAAATAATGGCTGTGACCGATACTGGTGGCGCAAATGCTTTTTTTAGCAACGATTTAAGTCATTTACTTATCACAGAGGGAAACGCGATCGCTGATAAACTGGAAGCGCATTTTATGACATCCGCATCTAGTTGTCaacaaaaaa CCGCGTTCTATACGCCTTTTTTTAAAGTGGTATGGGAAAAAAAACCAGAAATTGAACAAGCATTTAACATGGAAGAACCGGGGAATTTAAATGACAGTGGAGAAGGTACCTTAGAATATTCGGCTTTGCATCCGATGCCGCCACCGCGACACGAAAGCTATCATCTTCAAACGCCGGATGACGG AAGCGGCTCCGAGTCGTACGAACAATTGACGCCTGACGGTGATTTGGGTGACACAGGATTGACCGAACAATTCGCCGATCACAGAGCAACACCGAGCGACGATAGCGACATTTACAGTCAGGTCGATTTCTATCgagaagaaagggagagagattTAATGAAAAACGAAGATATTACAAATAAGTTATCTG GCTGGGTAAAGGATACGTTCATGCATCAAGACGGAGTTACTAATAGTTATTCGCATAGAGCTTTTACGACAGGTCGAAGGTACATATCCCAAGCTAAACCACGACCAAAAGGCAACAGCCAGACTTTGAAACAAcctggaaaaattaatttgaaagacTTTTCCAATGTAACGGACGTAATAGCTAGGATGACGATCGGCGAAAAAGACGAGCACGGCCCGAAATTGACAATGGGTCACGCTCCTCTCGCCACGCCGGAACTTGTAGATCTTGGCTCCGAATACGCACAGGTGAAGGATGTTGTTCCAAATATGTACTCACCTTACGAGGGCGAGTATATGTACGCTCTAGTGCAAGATTCTATCAGCAACAATAAGTCTAAATTGCGCCATCGGCGCGAAAAAGGCCAACCat CATACAGTGATTCCGACTCGGAGTGGAGCTCTTTAGAGAGACAAAGAGCAACGGACATTTTGGgcaagggaaataaaaaacccTCAACGCATAAACGAATACGCAAAAAACGCACAGCAATACCGGTTGCGACGCCGAAAGTGCCGTCATTGGCCAGTATGGTTAGCGGAGACGGAATAGTCGGCTTGAACTACAATGTGAAAGATGAAAAGAATTGGCGCGTTGATGCCACGGAAAGAg TATCTAGTGAAACACCTGATTCTTCTGAATCGAGCGATCCGGAACATAACTCGAGGTCTAGATcgaaacaatataaatatgcCGCAGCTAGTTTGCGGAAAAGATTTTCTGGAAATTCCCTGCAACAGCAATACTTGCAACACCCATTTAATATGAAACATATGACACAGGAGATGTTTAGTGCTTCTT CCAAGCAAAGGGGTGAAAATACGTTTGGCATTCCAGATGATGAATCAAGTTTAGATGTTTCTTCACcgcgtgaaattaattctcCTAGT tTTGGTATATTGAATAAATCTAAAGACAGCGACAAGTTAACAAGGAAGAAAGACAAACAAAAAGCAAAAGAGGACGAAAAGTTAGAGAAAAGGAGACAGAAGGAGGAAAAGCTCAAAAAGCATgcggagaaggaaaaagaacgggaaaagaaaaaacaggAGAAAATAAAGCAGACGAAAGGCCCAGGAGGGACACCGATCTCGAGTCAGTCGCAGCAGCCTTTGATTGAGGATTTTGCACAAAGCGAAACGAATCGGATACCTTTGTTCCTCGAAAAGTGCGTTCGATTTATCGAAGACGAAGGATTAGATTCGGAAGGGATTTATAGAGTGCCCGGTAACCGTGCACACGTGGAACTACTTTTTCAAAAGTTCGAAGAAG atGGTAACGTCGACATACATTCTTTGGATATTCCTGTAAATGCTGTCGCTACAGCTCTGAAAGATTTCTTTTCCAAGAGATTACCACCGCTCATTGACAAAGAACGCATGAGCGAATTGGAAGATATATCAG GTGCACGAGGTATTAGCAAGCCCATGTCAGCTACTTGTATGAATATGGAAg ACCGAAGCGGAAGACTGTTAGCTCTACGTCTGATGCTCAACAAGTTAAATCCAGTAAACTTTGAcgttcttaaatttatttttcaacattttgtaAA AGTTGCAGAGAATTGTAAACTCAACAGTATGGACAGTAAGAACTTAGCTATTTGTTGGTGGCCTACGTTACTACCGATCGAGTTCAACGACCTCGGCAGATTCGAAGCTATGAGGCCGTACCTGGAAGACGTAGTCCAAACGATGATCGATCAGTATCCTTTCCTGTTTTGTGGCGAGGATGCCGTTGTGATGGTGTAG
- the Rhogapp190 gene encoding rho GTPase-activating protein 190 isoform X1, with the protein MARKSDNAKSINVAVVGLSGTEKDKGQVGVGKSCLCNRFMRSMSDDYNVEHISVLSQSDFSGRVVNNDHFLYWGEVMKTAEDGTEFQFQVIEHTEFVDDASFQPFKGGKMEPYAKRCAATKITSAEKLMYICKNQLGIEKEYEQKVLPDGKLNIDGFLCVFDVSLVPNRAIEKQVEIVANIMNNLMKTKKPVVLVTTKNDDANEQFVKEAEKLIMRKEYKGSILIIETSAHENINVDLSFMILAQLIDKTKMRSKVVPFAEAARARKELLDTSTESLQRLIRIHVTDYRALWSQASKKLAQLKEFSTFVELFGIEATQRLFRRHIKKLKDEQIAKKIQGYLDLLPDILHEICPDISNLINEEWSAVQQYIKAHPDFDQYFYECPEDIPWIDCDFGENDGTKIPYDVLETPEAETVFKNHINALQQEQRRLELPKRWKKQFKQLLEETGYVTPGKHLSEVRVLFMGRECFEELSHHDCQEIYDQHQKEIIEKAKHNFQELLLEHADLFYHFKSIAPSGTITQDDIKEITDALLDDFRYKALDRLDQDRKLMLFQHLGFVHCPIREHCPAYPNCMDALIERILGTKAHRPSSWNHSSQWQLTSDNNQLNLVILGSNGLSEEFAREIRAQTDDDEVEIDCQLYTLGYRIIDGDVGLPHNSFTTSDFMPHGSFCIYSNEDSFEYIRSSLEKTLLSNLEQEDRLPFQGLPIVIMFIPEVGIDEIEAIKLREEGQNLADSLQCPFIDVCIDDLEQEKHKRFPTSLVKDALQQLIQSINHRAGFLNIYQSVIECLEPDIRIIMCMFCGDPYSVENVLGPLLNHQCCFLSGDRSIVLETFLGECKRRVEVIISSFHGANAFRDELVHGFILVYSTKRKASLATLNAFSSNIPNLPIQIMAVTDTGGANAFFSNDLSHLLITEGNAIADKLEAHFMTSASSCQQKTAFYTPFFKVVWEKKPEIEQAFNMEEPGNLNDSGEGTLEYSALHPMPPPRHESYHLQTPDDGMSVTFRSGSESYEQLTPDGDLGDTGLTEQFADHRATPSDDSDIYSQVDFYREERERDLMKNEDITNKLSGWVKDTFMHQDGVTNSYSHRAFTTGRRYISQAKPRPKGNSQTLKQPGKINLKDFSNVTDVIARMTIGEKDEHGPKLTMGHAPLATPELVDLGSEYAQVKDVVPNMYSPYEGEYMYALVQDSISNNKSKLRHRREKGQPSYSDSDSEWSSLERQRATDILGKGNKKPSTHKRIRKKRTAIPVATPKVPSLASMVSGDGIVGLNYNVKDEKNWRVDATERVSSETPDSSESSDPEHNSRSRSKQYKYAAASLRKRFSGNSLQQQYLQHPFNMKHMTQEMFSASSKQRGENTFGIPDDESSLDVSSPREINSPSFGILNKSKDSDKLTRKKDKQKAKEDEKLEKRRQKEEKLKKHAEKEKEREKKKQEKIKQTKGPGGTPISSQSQQPLIEDFAQSETNRIPLFLEKCVRFIEDEGLDSEGIYRVPGNRAHVELLFQKFEEDGNVDIHSLDIPVNAVATALKDFFSKRLPPLIDKERMSELEDISGARGISKPMSATCMNMEDRSGRLLALRLMLNKLNPVNFDVLKFIFQHFVKVAENCKLNSMDSKNLAICWWPTLLPIEFNDLGRFEAMRPYLEDVVQTMIDQYPFLFCGEDAVVMV; encoded by the exons ATGGCAAGGAAAAGTGACAATGCAAAAAGCATCAACGTTGCAGTCGTTGGGCTTTCCGGCACAGAAAAGGACAAGGGACAGGTTGGCGTTGGCAAGTCGTGCCTGTGCAATCGCTTTATGCGTTCCATGAGCGATGACTACAACGTCGAACATATTTCGGTGTTGTCACAG TCTGACTTCAGCGGACGTGTGGTGAATAATGATCACTTCCTGTATTGGGGCGAGGTGATGAAAACAGCAGAGGATGGAACGGAGTTTCAGTTTCAAGTCATAGAGCACACGGAATTTGTGGACGATGCATCGTTTCAGCCGTTTAAAGGTGGTAAGATGGAACCGTACGCGAAGAGATGCGCGGCTACTAAAATTACAAGCGCGGAGAAGCTCATGTACATCTGTAAAAATCAACTGGGCATAGAGAAGGAGTACGAGCAGAAGGTTCTACCTGACGGTAAATTGAACATAGACGGTTTCTTATGCGTGTTCGACGTGAGTCTCGTGCCGAACAGGGCAATAGAGAAGCAAGTTGAAATTGTGGCGAATATTATGAACAACTTAATGAAAACGAAAAAACCGGTGGTTCTGGTGACAACAAAAAACGACGACGCAAACGAGCAGTTTGTCAAAGAGGCCGAGAAACTGATAATGCGCAAAGAGTACAAGGGATCGATTTTGATTATTGAGACCTCAGCGCATGAGAACATCAACGTAGATCTGTCATTTATGATCCTGGCACAGTTAATTGATAAGACGAAAATGCGTAGCAAAGTGGTGCCGTTTGCCGAGGCAGCCAGGGCCAGAAAAGAACTTCTGGACACATCAACAGAATCATTGCAGAGATTGATCCGTATACACGTAACCGATTATCGCGCCTTGTGGTCGCAGGCTTCGAAGAAACTAGCGCAACTTAAGGAATTCTCGACTTTCGTAGAATTATTTGGTATTGAAGCGACACAAAGACTGTTCAGAaggcatattaaaaaattaaaagacgaaCAAATAGCAAAGAAAATACAGGGTTACCTAGATTTATTACCCGACATACTTCACGAGATCTGCCCGgatatatcaaatttaattaacga agAATGGTCAGCGGTGCAACAATACATAAAAGCGCATCCTGACTTTGATCAGTATTTCTACGAATGTCCCGAAGATATACCATGGATCGATTGTGATTTTGGAGAAAACGACGGCACAAAAATTCCATACGACGTGTTGGAAACTCCCGAAGCTGAAACcgtatttaaaaatcatataaatgcTTTACAGCAAGAACAACGGCGATTAGA ACTTCCAAAAAG gtggaaaaaacaatttaagcAATTACTGGAAGAAACAGGCTATGTTACGCCAGGAAAACATTTGTCTGAAGTTAGAGTTCTATTTATGGGCAGAGAATGCTTTGAGGAGCTTTCACATCACGATTGTCAAGAAATTTATGATCAAcatcaaaaagaaattattgaaaagGCAAAACATAATTTTCAG gAATTATTGCTGGAACATgccgatttattttatcattttaaaagTATAGCTCCGTCTGGAACTATTACACAAGACGacataaaagaaattacagaTGCGTTATTGGATGATTTTAG ATACAAAGCGTTAGATAGACTAGATCAAGATAGAAAGCTAATGTTATTTCAACATTTGGGATTTGTGCATTGTCCCATAAGAGAGCATTGTCCTGCTTATCCAAACTGCATGGACGCACTTATAGAAAGAATACTCGGAACGAAAGCTCACAG ACCTTCCTCATGGAATCACAGTAGTCAGTGGCAGTTGACATCAGACaacaatcaattaaatttagttataCTGGGAAGTAACGGGCTAAGCGAAGAGTTTGCTCGCGAAATAAGGGCACAAACGGATGACGATGAGGTGGAAATAGATTGTCAACTCTACACTCTTGGATATCGCATTATTGACGGTGACGTTGGACTACCGCACAATTCCTTTACTACCTCCGATTTTATGCCACATG GATCCTTTTGCATCTATTCGAATGAAGATTCATTCGAGTATATTCGATCTTCTTTAGAGAAAACCTTGTTATCGAATCTTGAACAAGAAGACAGACTACCATTTCAAGGATTACCAATTGTAATTATGTTTATACCAGAAGTCGGTATTGACGAAATAGAGGCTATAAAGCTTAGAGAAGAAGGACAAAATCTCGCCGACAG tttgCAATGTCCATTTATCGATGTCTGCATAGACGATTTGGAGCAAGAGAAGCATAAAAGATTCCCGACTTCATTAGTAAAAGATGCTTTGCAGCAACTTATACAATCTATAAACCATAGAGCTggttttttaaacatatatcaAAGCGTTATCGAATGTTTAGAGCCTGATATTAG GATAATTATGTGTATGTTCTGCGGCGATCCTTACTCGGTCGAGAACGTCCTCGGCCCTTTACTCAATCATCAATGTTGCTTTCTCAGCGGTGATAGATCTATAGTTTTGGAAACGTTTTTGGGAGAATGTAAACGCCGAGTTGAAGTCATTATCTCGAGTTTTCACGGAGCCAACGCGTTCAGAGATGAATTAGTGCATGGTTTTATACTTGTTTACTccacaaaaagaaaagcctCTCTTGCGACTTTAAA TGCCTTTTCCAGCAATATACCAAATTTGCCAATACAAATAATGGCTGTGACCGATACTGGTGGCGCAAATGCTTTTTTTAGCAACGATTTAAGTCATTTACTTATCACAGAGGGAAACGCGATCGCTGATAAACTGGAAGCGCATTTTATGACATCCGCATCTAGTTGTCaacaaaaaa CCGCGTTCTATACGCCTTTTTTTAAAGTGGTATGGGAAAAAAAACCAGAAATTGAACAAGCATTTAACATGGAAGAACCGGGGAATTTAAATGACAGTGGAGAAGGTACCTTAGAATATTCGGCTTTGCATCCGATGCCGCCACCGCGACACGAAAGCTATCATCTTCAAACGCCGGATGACGG TATGTCTGTAACTTTTAGAAGCGGCTCCGAGTCGTACGAACAATTGACGCCTGACGGTGATTTGGGTGACACAGGATTGACCGAACAATTCGCCGATCACAGAGCAACACCGAGCGACGATAGCGACATTTACAGTCAGGTCGATTTCTATCgagaagaaagggagagagattTAATGAAAAACGAAGATATTACAAATAAGTTATCTG GCTGGGTAAAGGATACGTTCATGCATCAAGACGGAGTTACTAATAGTTATTCGCATAGAGCTTTTACGACAGGTCGAAGGTACATATCCCAAGCTAAACCACGACCAAAAGGCAACAGCCAGACTTTGAAACAAcctggaaaaattaatttgaaagacTTTTCCAATGTAACGGACGTAATAGCTAGGATGACGATCGGCGAAAAAGACGAGCACGGCCCGAAATTGACAATGGGTCACGCTCCTCTCGCCACGCCGGAACTTGTAGATCTTGGCTCCGAATACGCACAGGTGAAGGATGTTGTTCCAAATATGTACTCACCTTACGAGGGCGAGTATATGTACGCTCTAGTGCAAGATTCTATCAGCAACAATAAGTCTAAATTGCGCCATCGGCGCGAAAAAGGCCAACCat CATACAGTGATTCCGACTCGGAGTGGAGCTCTTTAGAGAGACAAAGAGCAACGGACATTTTGGgcaagggaaataaaaaacccTCAACGCATAAACGAATACGCAAAAAACGCACAGCAATACCGGTTGCGACGCCGAAAGTGCCGTCATTGGCCAGTATGGTTAGCGGAGACGGAATAGTCGGCTTGAACTACAATGTGAAAGATGAAAAGAATTGGCGCGTTGATGCCACGGAAAGAg TATCTAGTGAAACACCTGATTCTTCTGAATCGAGCGATCCGGAACATAACTCGAGGTCTAGATcgaaacaatataaatatgcCGCAGCTAGTTTGCGGAAAAGATTTTCTGGAAATTCCCTGCAACAGCAATACTTGCAACACCCATTTAATATGAAACATATGACACAGGAGATGTTTAGTGCTTCTT CCAAGCAAAGGGGTGAAAATACGTTTGGCATTCCAGATGATGAATCAAGTTTAGATGTTTCTTCACcgcgtgaaattaattctcCTAGT tTTGGTATATTGAATAAATCTAAAGACAGCGACAAGTTAACAAGGAAGAAAGACAAACAAAAAGCAAAAGAGGACGAAAAGTTAGAGAAAAGGAGACAGAAGGAGGAAAAGCTCAAAAAGCATgcggagaaggaaaaagaacgggaaaagaaaaaacaggAGAAAATAAAGCAGACGAAAGGCCCAGGAGGGACACCGATCTCGAGTCAGTCGCAGCAGCCTTTGATTGAGGATTTTGCACAAAGCGAAACGAATCGGATACCTTTGTTCCTCGAAAAGTGCGTTCGATTTATCGAAGACGAAGGATTAGATTCGGAAGGGATTTATAGAGTGCCCGGTAACCGTGCACACGTGGAACTACTTTTTCAAAAGTTCGAAGAAG atGGTAACGTCGACATACATTCTTTGGATATTCCTGTAAATGCTGTCGCTACAGCTCTGAAAGATTTCTTTTCCAAGAGATTACCACCGCTCATTGACAAAGAACGCATGAGCGAATTGGAAGATATATCAG GTGCACGAGGTATTAGCAAGCCCATGTCAGCTACTTGTATGAATATGGAAg ACCGAAGCGGAAGACTGTTAGCTCTACGTCTGATGCTCAACAAGTTAAATCCAGTAAACTTTGAcgttcttaaatttatttttcaacattttgtaAA AGTTGCAGAGAATTGTAAACTCAACAGTATGGACAGTAAGAACTTAGCTATTTGTTGGTGGCCTACGTTACTACCGATCGAGTTCAACGACCTCGGCAGATTCGAAGCTATGAGGCCGTACCTGGAAGACGTAGTCCAAACGATGATCGATCAGTATCCTTTCCTGTTTTGTGGCGAGGATGCCGTTGTGATGGTGTAG